A portion of the Streptomyces sp. YPW6 genome contains these proteins:
- a CDS encoding DUF2267 domain-containing protein, translating into MITDVRIPLEHQQPYSTAYEQMLEKVRYEGAYPTRERAEEAVRLVLAGLGRQLTGDERVDLAACLPPEAARALTTQIPDIQPLTGWAFVKDLAARTGASLATTRWDTGSVLTTVNTYAGPELTTRILKQLPTGYALLFGQAELTAGADHRTRS; encoded by the coding sequence GTGATCACCGACGTACGCATACCGCTCGAGCACCAGCAGCCGTACTCGACGGCCTACGAACAGATGCTGGAGAAGGTCCGCTACGAAGGGGCCTACCCCACCCGTGAGAGAGCGGAAGAGGCCGTCCGCCTGGTCCTGGCGGGGCTGGGACGCCAGCTGACCGGCGACGAACGCGTCGACCTCGCCGCCTGTCTGCCCCCTGAGGCCGCCCGCGCACTGACCACCCAGATCCCCGACATACAACCCCTGACCGGATGGGCCTTCGTCAAAGACCTTGCTGCCCGCACCGGCGCCTCCCTGGCCACCACCCGCTGGGACACCGGCTCCGTCCTCACCACCGTCAACACCTACGCCGGCCCCGAACTCACCACCCGCATCCTGAAGCAACTCCCCACCGGCTACGCCCTGCTGTTCGGCCAGGCCGAACTCACCGCCGGCGCGGACCACCGCACGAGGTCCTGA
- a CDS encoding Hsp20/alpha crystallin family protein — translation MLMRTDPFRELDRVAQQLMGPGTWSKPSVMPMDAYREGDEYVVAFDIPGVTADALDIDVERNMLTVKAERRPAVKADDVKMELSERPLGVFSRQIVLADTLDTERIQADYDAGVLTLRIPIAERAKPRKISVGVGSGRREISG, via the coding sequence ATGTTGATGCGCACTGACCCCTTCCGTGAGCTGGACCGTGTGGCGCAGCAGCTGATGGGCCCGGGCACCTGGTCGAAGCCGTCGGTGATGCCGATGGACGCCTACCGCGAGGGCGACGAGTACGTGGTGGCCTTCGACATCCCCGGGGTGACCGCGGACGCGCTCGACATCGACGTCGAGCGGAACATGCTGACCGTCAAGGCCGAGCGTCGGCCGGCAGTGAAGGCCGACGACGTGAAGATGGAGCTGTCCGAGCGGCCGCTGGGGGTCTTCTCCCGCCAGATCGTGCTCGCCGACACCCTGGACACCGAGCGCATCCAGGCCGACTACGACGCCGGTGTGCTCACCCTGCGGATCCCGATCGCCGAGCGGGCCAAGCCCCGCAAGATCTCCGTCGGTGTCGGCTCCGGCCGCAGGGAGATCTCCGGCTGA
- a CDS encoding TetR/AcrR family transcriptional regulator yields the protein MPADQSVPAQPTGRFQPPGVRRRQILDATAALLLEDGYEALTVSKVAARAGVAKGTVYLYFDSKQELLAALQAEMWDRMLQEPAALLKQPGLTWTERLDGLVAAWVAAEQDHHELYHRLFHEPGGAVGEEPMTAARDLLVTLLTQGHAAGEFDVPDPELTADFLSHAYTGPCHHTQTDTDITTAVQTLFRRVVAAHPPADPAP from the coding sequence GTGCCCGCGGACCAGTCCGTCCCCGCCCAGCCCACCGGCCGCTTCCAGCCCCCGGGCGTCCGCCGCCGCCAGATACTCGACGCCACCGCCGCCCTGCTCCTGGAGGACGGCTATGAGGCGCTGACCGTCAGCAAGGTCGCCGCCCGCGCCGGGGTCGCCAAGGGCACGGTCTACCTCTACTTCGACTCCAAACAGGAACTCCTGGCCGCCCTCCAGGCCGAGATGTGGGACCGCATGCTCCAGGAGCCGGCCGCCCTCCTGAAGCAGCCAGGGCTGACCTGGACCGAACGCCTCGACGGCCTCGTCGCCGCCTGGGTCGCCGCGGAACAGGACCACCACGAGCTCTACCACCGGCTCTTCCATGAACCCGGCGGCGCCGTTGGCGAGGAACCCATGACCGCCGCCCGCGACCTGCTCGTCACCCTCCTCACCCAAGGCCACGCGGCAGGTGAGTTCGACGTCCCCGACCCCGAACTCACCGCCGACTTCCTCAGCCACGCCTACACCGGCCCCTGCCACCACACCCAGACAGACACCGACATCACCACCGCCGTCCAAACCCTCTTCCGCCGCGTCGTCGCCGCTCACCCACCGGCCGACCCAGCCCCCTGA
- a CDS encoding NAD(P)/FAD-dependent oxidoreductase, with protein MDRTAQYDTVIIGGGPAGLTAALTLTRYRHRTLVVESPASPRNAASRGVHGLIGLEGATPGELRSRAWEELDRYGLATRLDAAVGEITPLPGDGFTVRADDGTSAWARNVILATGVIDQHPDGVEGFAACWGRTVIHCPFCIGEENADRTWALVSDDPDYLGLAATAFRAWTGDAIAIAPLSLPGADGLRRSLREQGGDLVQGQIVRLHHTDGDLHTVELADGTLLKRQTLLWPQPQRQVPLIERLAKDHGLALDDDGYVTVDDSRQTSIPGLYAAGDLTGRTWEQGVVPAVAAGAAAADAIHFAHLA; from the coding sequence ATGGATCGCACCGCCCAGTACGACACCGTGATCATCGGCGGCGGCCCCGCAGGCCTGACCGCTGCGCTGACCCTGACCCGCTACCGCCATCGCACCCTGGTCGTCGAGTCCCCCGCCTCGCCCCGCAACGCCGCCTCGCGCGGCGTGCACGGCCTGATCGGCCTGGAGGGCGCCACCCCCGGCGAGCTGCGCTCCCGCGCCTGGGAGGAGCTGGACCGCTACGGCCTGGCCACGCGGCTCGACGCCGCCGTCGGCGAGATCACCCCGTTGCCCGGCGACGGTTTCACCGTGCGCGCGGACGACGGGACCAGTGCCTGGGCCCGGAACGTCATCCTGGCTACCGGTGTCATCGACCAGCACCCCGACGGTGTGGAGGGCTTCGCCGCGTGCTGGGGCCGCACGGTGATCCACTGCCCCTTCTGCATCGGTGAGGAGAACGCCGACCGCACCTGGGCCCTGGTCTCAGACGATCCTGACTACCTCGGCCTGGCCGCCACCGCCTTCCGCGCCTGGACCGGCGACGCCATCGCCATCGCCCCGCTGTCACTGCCCGGCGCCGACGGCCTGCGCCGCAGCCTGCGCGAGCAGGGCGGCGACCTCGTCCAGGGCCAGATCGTCCGCCTGCACCACACCGACGGCGACCTGCACACCGTCGAGCTGGCCGACGGCACCCTCCTGAAGCGCCAGACCCTGCTGTGGCCGCAGCCGCAGCGGCAGGTCCCGCTCATCGAACGCCTGGCCAAGGACCACGGCCTCGCCCTCGACGACGACGGCTACGTCACCGTGGACGACAGCCGTCAGACCAGCATCCCCGGCCTCTATGCCGCGGGCGACCTCACGGGCAGGACCTGGGAACAGGGAGTCGTCCCCGCCGTCGCCGCCGGAGCCGCCGCAGCCGACGCCATCCACTTCGCCCACCTGGCCTGA
- a CDS encoding DUF2267 domain-containing protein: MTLRREAFLDHVKERGEYGTVEEAERAARVVLALLGAHLVGEVRAQLAARLPEEFALILLNPLESAEPLPPERFLRATAAWIEGATEHTATWDVSAVLSTVADTADDGLLGQILLQLPTGYDLLFGRPQPT, translated from the coding sequence ATGACTCTGCGACGCGAAGCGTTCCTCGACCACGTCAAGGAACGCGGTGAGTACGGCACTGTGGAGGAAGCCGAGCGGGCGGCCCGTGTGGTGCTCGCCCTGCTCGGCGCCCACCTGGTCGGCGAGGTCCGTGCCCAGCTCGCGGCACGCCTGCCGGAGGAGTTCGCCCTGATCCTGCTCAACCCGCTTGAGAGCGCCGAGCCGCTGCCACCGGAGCGGTTCCTGCGGGCCACCGCGGCCTGGATCGAGGGCGCCACCGAGCACACAGCGACCTGGGACGTCAGCGCCGTCCTCTCAACGGTCGCCGACACGGCCGACGATGGCCTGCTGGGCCAGATCCTGCTCCAGCTCCCCACCGGCTACGACCTCCTCTTCGGCCGCCCCCAGCCCACCTGA
- a CDS encoding histidine phosphatase family protein codes for MGELILIRHGETEWSRSGQHTSWTDLPLTGVGERQARALVPLLADRTIGLTLVSPSIRARRTAELAGLPAPRVTPELREWDYGGYEGVTTREIRRTRPFWNLWTDGVDPGSDEHPGESPAQIGQRADQVLAGVRSAAEEVGDEEDIALVAHSHFLRVLTARYLGLTPAEGRLFQLATGAVSRLGIEHGRPVVAALNVALPESLQPE; via the coding sequence ATGGGCGAGCTGATCCTCATCCGGCACGGCGAGACCGAATGGTCCCGTTCCGGGCAGCACACGAGCTGGACCGACCTCCCGCTCACCGGCGTCGGGGAGCGCCAGGCCCGCGCCCTCGTCCCGCTGCTGGCCGACCGCACCATCGGGCTCACCCTCGTCAGCCCCTCGATCCGGGCCCGCCGCACCGCCGAACTGGCCGGGCTCCCCGCGCCCCGGGTCACCCCCGAGCTGCGGGAGTGGGACTACGGCGGCTACGAGGGCGTCACCACCCGGGAGATCCGCCGCACCCGCCCCTTCTGGAACCTGTGGACCGACGGCGTCGACCCCGGTTCCGACGAGCATCCCGGCGAGAGCCCCGCCCAGATCGGGCAGCGGGCCGACCAGGTCCTCGCGGGCGTCCGGTCGGCCGCCGAGGAGGTCGGGGACGAGGAGGACATCGCGCTCGTCGCGCACTCGCACTTCCTGCGCGTCCTCACCGCCCGCTACCTCGGCCTGACCCCGGCCGAGGGGCGGCTCTTCCAGCTCGCCACCGGCGCCGTCTCCCGGCTCGGCATCGAACACGGCCGACCGGTCGTCGCCGCGCTCAACGTGGCCCTGCCCGAGAGCCTCCAGCCGGAGTGA